The Aricia agestis chromosome 8, ilAriAges1.1, whole genome shotgun sequence genomic sequence TTTGTACTTGTTATGACGAGCGGCTTTAGCGACTAGCTAAGAGCCAGTGAGTAGTACCTAAGTTTGTGTACCGTCGTTAAGTAACCAAAGCTTTCTGTTTCTCATCCATCGCTTGCTCTTCCACATCCTCGGCTTTCCTGTTGGGAAATAGAAACGTGTCACAGTGAATAAATTGATAGATAAATAACATCTTAAGGCGATCGCTTATTTATCAGCattcagcacgcacgcgccgaagGCCTTTTACAATTCGTTGTATAAAATGATGtgaacctcgcacattcgtccgcaccgtacgcgctgcatttcgtgtactatgtgGTGCGCACGACGCGCAGggccccgtaagggctactggcgcctgtgtgcaaaaaaaggattttggctaCCCCTTTAGGAAAATTTTTgcggtccttggttttggcgcccctaaagatggcaatttggcgccccaGAGGATGgtgcccgtgtgcattgcacacattgcacatatggtagcagGGGCCCTGACAACGCGTATGGCGCGAatggtgctgacaaatgtgcgatcagctaaTAAGAGCCAGGGGCAACCAGACCTACGTCTGCATTTGTAAAAACCTGAAAGTTTTCTGTACTTTCCCCACATAGAGTTAAGAACGACCAGCGAAAATCGACTATAGAGTTTTGGTCGCAGTTACTTCGGAAGTATCAAGTACCTAGTGAAGGTCTGCCTAGCTttcgttaaaatatattttgatcttATTTTCTTAGCAGAAACTTATGGCTTTCAGACGGGATGTCTGACAGTTGAAAGCAACTAAGGCCTAAATAGGTACCACcgaggaagttgatttctatgcaattgacagaccaacgttacttggtcgaatatgtcaattcaatgttaattgtgatctgtcagctaggtttgacgtaacgcaaccaaactacttaggtccccgatttgcataggaatcaacttctctgatagtacatttgaAGGGAGTCTCTAGTCCCTGAATCCTGATTCGGAAACTTAATCGCGCGACATCCAACAAACGCTCGCCGCGCTAGGCACTGACTaatgaccgcacggtaaagtttccgaatccgtgtcAAACGGAAATAGTGAATCGCCTTGTTAATCGGGTAAAAACATCTCTACAAGTAAATTTTTACTCACCCGCACACTGTGAAGCTGCGCACGAACCGCTCGCCCTCGTCGATGGTCTGCGGCATCGGCTTGCCGTTGGTCTCCGGCACGAATATACCGACACTACCCCCCACCACCGCGCACACGCCCAGGATCAGCAGCGGCAGCGGTGACCATAGACGTTCCTGTACAAATGAGacaacaattttttctataatcCTACCTTCTGAGGGGGGTGCTACCTCGTAGTTAGGGCACTATTCTCctgctataatattttgtaactatgTCTTAATAATTGTACCATGTTCTTTTGTATTGTGGGAGTCGGGACTTCGGGAGAACTTAATAAAGATTATTGATTGATTGAGAAAGAAACCAAGGTAAATTCTTTCTTCCGTGTCCACGAATGCCCGACTCACCGAATACACGATAAACGGCGATATGACGGTCGCGACGTATCCGCTGACGTGTATGAGGGAGGAGCCGGACGCGCGCACCGGCGTCGGCAGCAGCTCCGTGGACCACTGCAGCACCGTGTTGTACGACATGTTGATGAGGAACCGCGCCATTATCGCTAGAGTCACCTGCGGCACGCCTGCAACATGGGACAAGGAGTTTAAGACTCCAGTGAGAAATAAGAATCAATCAACAAGTTCATGGTCCTGTGCGATCGACACAGAGAAAAGTAGAGACGAATACAAACATTGACCCCGATGCCTTATGAACAAGGGCTGAACTCGCAAGAACACAAAATAATGTAGAGTACGATATCGTCTTTAGATTATGACAACATGACGTGTCTACcgggaaaatattattatattgaataaatcttattttacacaaatcacaatacagtACCAAGTATGTGATATTTtactgtaatgctaagtactcacatacggttttgctcgatagttttactcgaaatcgagcaaaaaccaccgtgtggaccgcaaaactcacagctcgaaggctcgcatcgagccagtttgaaggctcgaatcgagccggcttgacaattttttgacactagttttcTTCGAgcaggagtaaaactatcgagcaatgctgaatgtgtgtacgaaagcccgagccgtggtttttactctacatgattggtcgatcgagcaaaaccgtatgtgagtactagCACTAAGGCTGTGGAGTGTGGACTGTGGTGTTTTCCCCTCAAGCCAGCCTATTAGAGCTGAAGGTGAGTACCCCAATACTCACCTTTGGGCACGAAGATCGCGATGAGAATCAACACGCCGGATATCGTCATCGGCACACACGTCAGCATTCGACGGCCCCATCTGACAATAAACATTAAGATCACTAGATTAATTTGAATACTATGCCTGGCGTTATAACTTAAGTATTTGAAACATGTCTCCACTACAGTTCAGTATCTAGCCACTATCATCACTCACTTGTCTAGCACGAAGGCAAGCAGCGTGACGCTGGGTATCTCCGTGGCTGATGTCAGGGTGAAGGTGATGAAGAAGTCCAGGCCGAGGCCCTCCGACATGCGCACGAGGCCGTCGAAGATCAGCGCGCACGCCATGTATATGAACACCAGCAGTATCGCCATGTTACGTAGTGGACCGCTGCGCATCAGGTCCACGATGGATTCTGACGTGTTGCGCGTCTGGTTGGATTTGATCTGGAAGAGGAGTATTAATGTTCAAACTTGTAAGTCGTACCTACATAGATGCTATGAAAGAAGTGCGTTGGCGTATAAATAATTTGTTTGGGTTACGTAAAGTGAATTTTTAACGTAACTAATACCAATTGGACCCGACATAGCCCAACCAAATTATAGCACTGCCTgacctaataattattataggtctgATCACTGATGTCATTACCTATGTAGCTACAGAGCTTGAAAGTCGAAACTCACAACAAATTCATCCATCACTTCATCTGGGACTTTCGTGCCGTTGATTTTCTCGAACCGTCTGAGTACTTTCACAGCCTGGTTCACGCGGCCTCGTGATGTCAGCCATCTGGAGAAGACAAATTACTAATAAGGTGAATGGTAGAGCCTTAGGTAAAACTTTACGTACAGCTTAACCCGATATTTATTGAGTAGGTTCTACTCAGTATATTGAATCCACGAAACATGTTCCCCTTACTTGAAATGTTCGTTTGGTTATTAAACTCCAGTGTTTCCGTGTCCGGCACAATAAGGGTTCAGTCAGAGGCAAAACATTTGTCTAGGTAAAGGTACTGTTAGGCAAAGGTACCTGGCGCTCTCCGGCGCGGTGAAGGGCACAGCGAGGACCACGAGCATTGGTAACGACGTCGCCCAGATCAGCCGCCGCCAGCTGCCCAGCCACAGCGCCAGCCACGGCAGCAGGATGCAGCCGCTGCCGAAGTAGATCGCGATGGACATGTTCGCCACCCACGTGCGGTACTTGGCGCCCACGTACTCCAACGCTAGGGGGAAATGAGGATGGTGAGACTTTTTAAACGGAAGTGTCTGTTTTTTAAACTAgcaaaaaattataagtaaacaaaaaactttaaaaaaaaaaagcttttacttacctatttaaaatttaaacagtctaaaaagaagaaaatctccttaaattttttaactattaagttataaacctcaatattatattatacaatttggaTGATAATAAGAGCTTGTCGcctgatttgtaaataaactagtaccaatttaaCTGAGAACTGTTTATGTATATGTTACGTTACGGCTAATAGCCGAAGTGCGGCTACACCTAGTTTTACCCGGCTACAACTAGGTGCAGCCGGCCACATGCGGTTAAACTTAGGTGTATCCTACTTATCTTCGGTTACAACTAGGTTTAGCCTTCATTATAGCGGCTAGAACTAGGTGCAGCCACACACCGGTGGTTAAACTTAGGTGTATCCTATTTATCATCGGCTAGAACTAGGTTTTTCAATTCAGTTAAggattttggttttattttgaattgtaatttgcatagtagcatatgctttccattcttaaaacaacgccgaaactcccaaacttgtatctataaagaatcagaagttctctcagcaccttccgaaccacggtataccaggtatatctcggtgcaaatcTTAGttattggtagcatatgcttagaatacttctcttttgaaaatcggttaacaaacggcggagtaatcgttgaacatttaaaaacgaacataaaacctcccccatcttgaaagtcggttaaacttgtagcctatgtgttattctgatgtataagctatattattgtaaagtttcataaaaatccgttcagtagtttttgcgtgaaagagtaacaaacatccatacatccaaacaaactttcgcctttataatattagtaggagtaGGATCTTCTCTTTATTAACTAATAGAATTAGACATCTTTGGCGCAAAGATAAAATCTTCTTAACTATGAAAAAAATCAACTAAGTTTTTGTTCTCTTctctcatatttttaaaacaaaatctcaaaataaaaccaaaatccTTAACTGAACTGAAGAACCTACCTAGTTCTTGCCGATGATAAATAGGATACACCTAAGTTTAACCACCGGTGTGTGGCTGCACCTAGTTCTAGCCGCTATAATGAAGGCTAAAACTAGTTGTAACCGAAGATGAGTAGGATACACCTAAGTTTAACCGCATGTGGCCGGCTGCACCTAGTTGTAGCCGGGTAAAACTAGGTGTAGCCGCACTTCGGCTATTAGCCGTAACATATACATAGATTGCTAAATTTGCTGccgtatgtactatcagagtagttaattcctaggcagatggcggacctaagtaatttggtcgcgttaagtcagtTAACTGCCTAGggatcaatttcctcaatggcacattcgttaggcctgagaataggttatTATCTACTTTTATACTAACACTAGaaacaatttataataatatggcaaaacaagtTTACCGGGTCAGCCTTATAAAGTGCTGACTCGATGTTTTCAAATTAGTACAGTTCAAAATGTGTGCACTGTGCATACAGAGTGAGTTACCTCGCCGCTCGCGAGACCATAAACTCCATAAAGTATATAAGTAAAGTAactataactacataatatttataatacctaGATTGCTGCCATATTTCCTGAATCGTTATAGTAAGTACGTCTACACTAgaccgaaaatacgcggccgaagttcggcatgattacgcctgcaatgtattttaaattgtcgATGACACACcatcatgccgaaattacgtcgcgttatatgtatgcgtagcgcattgctgacgtaatcgtgccgcgtattttcggcttaatgtgtttagacactaatactGAAGTAGCGTATCGTTCGTTGTAAGACCGAACGATACGCAAGTCCGAGTACGGTCGAGTAACGAGTTAACGATTAACGAGTAGCGTAAGGCGATACTCGACCGTACGCTTgcgtatttcttttttttatgatataagggggcaatcgagcaaacgggacacccgttttgatggaaagcaactaccgtcgcccatggacactggcaccatcagaagagctgcaggtgcgttgtcggccggCAGAAAGTTActcgagaaacgcacggtggaagacggccactcatcaaggtgatgaggatggtatatttttcgcgtggggtgatggcgaaaagttgcaggtggtatgattccgaacaattcctcagagcatcccccgtgatacaaccgatagaggattcagcctcacctgtactatcatccgcatagcaatgaatgccgttggtctgtaatgatatgcagtatgaatagggtattttatttatttatttagggtAGGCGATAgaacacagccctgagggacaccagcatcaacagactgagtttccgagcattcgccgacaactacgacctttatgcttctatcTGCTTAGAAACTTGTGACCCACTTGTATAAAATCTCGGGCAGCTCGTATGaaggaagctttgatagcagcgctttatgccaaacccgatcaaaggccttcgcaatgtccaaactatcAGCCAATGTCTCTCCCTTCGACttaattgcctgagcccaacgatgagttaggtacgccaCGAGATTACCAGGctagcgacccttacggaactcgtactgtttgtcgcttagtaatccgccatccaagtatcgaagaagctggctattgataatggattccattatcttcgagaattcataattatgttacttgttagtattatattttgtgtaattattgtattacaattgcatgtaattttttgtgtttGAGCGGAACGCCTACAAACTGCTTGTTCAGTTTGGCGTATTAATGTATACTGTAAAACAATTGTAATAAAgtgaataaagtatttaaaaaaaaaaaaaaagaagagagaggcgattggtctgtagttggaaagatttgagcgatcaccttttatggggatcgggtgcaccagcCTAAAGCCTTGGTGTCTTGGTCTTCCaagaagccgggacgatgccagagGAATAgaagagccgaaaaagacgcgtcaagaccggagccaactctggagcacactttttcaacacaataggagggattccgtcaggcccactcgacttttggatatcaagggaacggagggcttttcgcactgagcgctgatgaaaccgaacatccgacatgatgctcgaacatcgcggtatggtcggcggtttctgccccccgtcatctatggtcgagtttgacgcaaataacttgcccagaagatcggttTTGTCTTTTGCGttctgggccaacgatccattcctacgtgtagggatggtagggttggcttgcagaaattccCTTTAATGGCTTTCTTTTTGTTTTGTTCTACTAGTTGTCAGTAATTTACGTGACTAAAAGCTAAAAGAGCTGTTTCCAAATTTTCTGTAGGTATTAAAGGATTAAAAAGAGTGTTGTTTAATCTCATTAATCTGAATTCAAATGTTAGTTCAAATGCTGTGCTATCAATGTTTGCGAAGGATTTTTAATAGATAGAGGTGACGGTACGtggtaataaaattaagaacACCCGATATGTATTTTGGTAGCTTATCTACATTTTTATCAGATATTATCTTTTTTATCCTATTTACCTTAAAATTACCACTTTCGTTACAAGATCAATAATTAATGGAGCTCGGGCTCTTAAGGGCCAGAAACCGCTAAACTCTAAAGCGAAACTTGTTTGAGAGTTTAGTGGACGCCCCAAAAGCAGATCTTCCAAGTTCCGACCTAGGAAGATGGTACGCGCGTTGGCCGAAGTTGTATGTCACGACTCACGCAGATCTCAGAAACTTTGTTAGCGTGATTCGGACTGTTTGCTGTTGGGTCCGCTACACACTTTGAAATGTCAATGGGTATCCTTAATTCTTATACTTAACcttagactggccatagacggaccgcaagttccAGTCGGGACCAACTGCTCTAGAACGGTGGCGTCCCGTTGGCACCGACCACTCAaaaactgctcgagcggtccgtgtataaTTGTATTGCGATTTGCGggtatgaatttagtatggaaactccagatcgccgtgcggcaacCACATCTTGCAGTCGATTTTCAATTGCAAGATGCGGTgcgtctatggccggccttaggcctctgtgtcaaaaaatcttaCCCAAGATATAAATGGTCATGAAGCAGCTGTCGTAGGCCATGCCGACCAGGAACCGCGTGAAGGCGAAGTCCCAGAAGTCCGTGGTGTAGATCGTCGCGATACCGCCCACTAGCGCGATCATGTTGGCACCTGCGAACATAccacattaagggcctgtttcagcaATTACTGATAAGTACCGGATATTAGGCAATCCACATAtatgacagattctctatactctatctgtcagataagcgGTGTAACAGGCCCTCACTTGTACCATGGAAGAAATTGATTAATAGACGGACCTCCGTCAATTGGTTAGATTATGTCAATCCAATGTAAACTGTGATgtgctgggtttgacatattGCGACCAAATAacgcaggtccgccatctgcctacgaatcaatctTAGACTTACTCAGATAGTTATAGTTAGTACTATGCTATGCAAGAAGGAGGTAAGTATAccacagaatattataatagtactccgGTTACACAAGCGCCTCGTAACAAAACTATTTCAAAAGCATTCAGGATAAGGGAATTAGTATAATTACATTGATAACAAATTATCGACAAAAGTTAATGTCGTTgactaacctaaccctaacctaacctactacTTCGGTGGACGGTaatccttttttttaacatttgagGAAACAGTATTCTTTTAAGGCTACACTATGTTAGTAGTAAAATTCTTACCAACCAAGGCTGGGACTCTCCCGAAGCGATCAGCCGTCCATCCGAAGAACACTCCGCCCACCAGGGAGCCAGAGAAAAACGCCGCCTGGGCTGAGGGTATGTAGCCAGCGTTGTCGCACACCCATTCTCTctggaaaataattattttggtaAGGATCATCACACAATCTTGTATTGTGCACGCCTGACCTCCACCTCTTCATTAGGTAGGTAATTAAAGTTTTAATCGAATTTATAAGCGATCTAAGGAACGAGGGTTGGTGTCAGGTTTTGAAACAATGAGACAGCAAGAATGCTTCCAAACCTTCCATCTGAAATGACTTTCCGTTTTAGAAGCTGTTTAAAAAAACAGTACATCAAAACCCTAACCAAAAAATTAACAGGCGATATAACGTTTTTCCTCCAATAACCAGGTATAACTGGTTATTGGAGGAAAAACCACACTAAAATTGCATCAGCGACTGTCCAAACCAATTAGATGCTATCTGTCGGAGATAGGTGTTATCAGTTTCCGgaaaaaaaacaatgtttatTGGTATGTCCTGCTCAAGGACAAGGCCTAATCCGTTTTATCGTTTTGCACAAAGTAACGGAGCGAATCATTGCATAATTTCTTACTATGTTACTTATTTCGAAGTTTGTTATGTACATAAATTATAGAGTCTGTTTTTAGATTGTTACTGGGTACAATCATCATTAATCTCAGTTATGTTTTACAACTTCTCCGTTTGTCCCTAGTAAGTTAGTCCGCACTCCGCAATAAATAGAGACACACGTCATCCCTTCAGGTCTTCTGCACAATTTGTGTTGTTTGTCATAAGATTTATAGGACAGTTTTTCAGCAACTTACACATAATATTGTCAGCAACGTACGCGCCCGCGCCGTGCGCATCGAACGCACCCCGTAGTAGACGAAATACGGCGCGTACCTACGGTGCGGGTGAATGTGGGAGGTTTTTCACGTCATCGTATAAGTATAAATTACAACGAATACTAAATCGGCACGTTCGGCGCGTGCGGCGCTTAcgttgctgacaaatgtgcgatcaccttagaTAAGTATTTGTGTCACAGCGCTCAATGAAACAGATGTCCATTCTATAGCTGCATAGCTGCAATTCGTCATAAGCAAAAGGTGAAACAAAACTTACCTCACTAACAACGGTGTCATACGGTATGTCCACCAGCTCGAACTCCCAGCCGTTCTTGCAGGGGACCACGGGTGTATCGGGAGGGATGTTGAGAGTGGCCAGCACCTCCGTCCAATTGGCGTCGTACATCAGGCAGCGGCCGTCGTCCACGCCGACCGGCATGGTGAGGTTGCGTCTGCAAGTCACCTAATATGGAGTCAACTGGATGACGATCGTATATGAAAATTTGATATTTGGTGGACGCTTTGAGTGATATCAATTACGGTGTCAATTTAACTAACGTCTGTTAAAGTAAATAGTTACGTAACTATAAAATTGTCTCTCGCTCTTTGCTTGTTAAAAAGAAGAAATGAACAGGCTAGGCAGTAGCCCTGGCACAGGGCGTAGTatctgggggggcgcaaaaatggccaaaccaggcaggagtattatttttttcggtttgctcccgataatagttcccgctgcgcccctagagcacgatcccaacagtaaaatagaccaATACATTGCTTTGCATTTTTGcatctaaaaaagcaagggcgcagttgtaaaagctcgcacagggcgcaaaaaagactgtttacggcactaAGGCTAGGCGTCGTCAACATTGGTATAACAACATAGTCGTTGGTTAAATTAGAACTTAATGTCACATAAAAACTATGGGCTGGAATACGCTCCGTAGGTACGCTCAGTAGGTGTTCGTATAATTGATAAAACaagagaaaatgtagagttaaaCATAACTTAGAAAGAATTTTGTAATAAGAAAGAGTAAATAATAACTATAGTATGcaacaaaattaaattgtaaCAAGCAATAAAATGGATGTAAACAACAGAAACATAGATGTACTTCAAATCAACGACCGACCTGCAGCTAAAGTCGGTCATTCGCGTGGCCTTTGCGATAGCGACATAGGGGCATGGATTAGAATATACGATTTCTATGTATCTATCGTAATCACTGAACTGTTCACTATCATAGTTTATATGTAGGTGATTTGAAAATGATTATTGCATACATCGGATTTTTTGTGAAATCTGgtaaaaatactataaatataACTAACCTAAATTTTTCTAACTACGTATTGCttttattgttacaaaataattacttgTATATCACTAAGTAAAAGTATGCCAGTATTAAGAATTTAACAAGTACTTTTTtctatgattcatattatgcttATGATGGAAGGTTTACTTACCTAAGTTCCATGTCTAAATGACTCAACTCAGGAACTTTACACCAGTGTTTCTGTGGAGTCGGAGTGACGAACATCTGGACGAAGTAGACAAATGCGAAGAAGAATCCAAATGGCGCCATTCCCAGAAACATCAGCTTCTGGTATCGCCCGAACTCCCCGATGTATCCCAGAATGGAATCCAGA encodes the following:
- the LOC121729937 gene encoding carcinine transporter-like; this translates as MDSKEEKTGHGKEKDEDILDSILGYIGEFGRYQKLMFLGMAPFGFFFAFVYFVQMFVTPTPQKHWCKVPELSHLDMELRRNLTMPVGVDDGRCLMYDANWTEVLATLNIPPDTPVVPCKNGWEFELVDIPYDTVVSEREWVCDNAGYIPSAQAAFFSGSLVGGVFFGWTADRFGRVPALVGANMIALVGGIATIYTTDFWDFAFTRFLVGMAYDSCFMTIYILALEYVGAKYRTWVANMSIAIYFGSGCILLPWLALWLGSWRRLIWATSLPMLVVLAVPFTAPESARWLTSRGRVNQAVKVLRRFEKINGTKVPDEVMDEFVIKSNQTRNTSESIVDLMRSGPLRNMAILLVFIYMACALIFDGLVRMSEGLGLDFFITFTLTSATEIPSVTLLAFVLDKWGRRMLTCVPMTISGVLILIAIFVPKGVPQVTLAIMARFLINMSYNTVLQWSTELLPTPVRASGSSLIHVSGYVATVISPFIVYSERLWSPLPLLILGVCAVVGGSVGIFVPETNGKPMPQTIDEGERFVRSFTVCGKAEDVEEQAMDEKQKALVT